A single region of the Leishmania panamensis strain MHOM/PA/94/PSC-1 chromosome 23 sequence genome encodes:
- a CDS encoding DNA polymerase zeta catalytic subunit, putative (TriTrypDB/GeneDB-style sysID: LpmP.23.1490): MCTWDAAGHHNRDATTGAVAQHCDTPSSSSLPSCTLHAATSARGDEGHPLNYTAGSLRRSTPWCNRYSQRRACLHVHGVYPSLLLPQYDRNVSAEQLAAQLEAVALRIFARQGTFVPGQQLVHNIRIVRRFSVYGYRPHAHAFYEVELIDPDLLPRVVGVLQNSTEVGGRQWQLYDAHHEYRMQFMVRWRVNGVAPFLLPVERCHVRLPTVLELSENPSILSASLYTAGGLQAPRRRCSDDSDAAERELREKDEEERKDSGVMSAQRSQLPFRRRWRPDELDRFTTAEVELDVAGADLLDHSSALEEEVADGAAAAAVKGRRRTVTADDNLSYTRRIIRHYFREHGMPDALRVADTIVMEHHQRECAHLTAAVSRQRTSPLTTTAAAVPESKEGEERQQRHCSSVMQLQRGDPTVRWLRQRMLAYLAERAELNSEVTAALVASSSPKTENGGEASTSMHLAKTNATATWTLPLSSTAFRVGSAAKLQEQPAIRQSLLAEYRQPGGATTVPSRQGYRRGATDAVTTHAYTDAHIVVRSSCTHVPNPAAAVAGGDALYVGFSPESLQLSVSQEHARLQQPQPAAAPGNAVAQSVPSSSHFSFDKISPTTYADVVAAPTQDLLMALAQPSTPPVPSQTSATTTSVAAAATTTQRGGSLKEEEASEVGCRDMRSAQERNREVVSNADVTLTCAASAAPTAATSPPAGSSWSSASSLSSTVSSSSGRASLDDDSGWVGHCGGVGPSFLRSSAAQPHQRAQEKPRSAAFVPAAVVSDAPAQRLLRSSVCPSPRANNCQHDDLAFDALDSVDTEVIRRSVAASQEDGSLLPLESDASNTASDELASTKDSLTPEGQRRCAGVAATASLVVTQSPHLLPTHHGFVVGDCVAFVCVRDVASLCHLGEVLAVGRVAALATEMAELQWLLRLSETHLAAEEHALVRRGSWLRAQRPSATATASTASSMRDHHSHTAGVAHHVQLGEMVLGDVRDSVPISILGGDARAALTYAAAPSASTQRLPAGEAAASAACVLGVNTVGLTAHETGPEERSVSRQPRPRRPLDDAAAEVQVWRAHCFTTVAAYQSAAGPPHGGHWPHADYPSCSSRPLLRVLCRYAYHAEARVLTGVSTDVFTSGAQMSAVDKRPRPPSRRISLRGGKQLESGERTTDTTPVHRSSYVRASLSRVCFSQPQLLLSSGSPLAHSKAAVASLTSAQVPSSPSVEPPATFAMAPRRESSEDGGEDTLLFPSSSASAGSSRGDHRDAPKRREVVTPPCATRSALLDLTPMSGEAPLQSPSEASSALPSPSASAQPPQHAADAESAPVIERPWRVSLARTPPPDFAVGSIRVQRSVQAAHRLANHTFISEKQARWRRRGARWTSDRNNGGAVTDTAAAGATKETAAATQLTFSNVIADADGDGDGEQPLGATVSIDSAVADADGGDTVAGVGGRGTTEVVVASAASSCVRSSSAAPLGSLITSSLTFSQLSSSSVEAVREVTTSQRGFLDFLQARRHLDEGAVRTALLQHRGHLDCIVDGMTRCFAVTTCGRYGSFRSRWSGSDDSRVRVSAVTWPWTASTEVTPKDGALAPPRYETVASFPAPPASITGVARSAKAASATLRAASADHGPTHLNRSLVSRRTSVNHVPAMSLSATQQPQHYLQCTLRALYVEVLLHRRPGEALVSTSEALAVGLGQATTATNSAIAVRVLCVKAAMRNSGVSAAHPAAASSAWGSLPSTAGSTPALVGLTGAVQVVTVPDEVALLARVRDEILTYDPDILISWDGFKYGLGHLALRYRAVLQRNLASDLSRVLRHHSYHQLNADGVWRPAAAASASGGNGGADSGVAEPVYPSMSEEGLAEICRGAAEAGEVAAAKCRPLPPASDAASLFAIGDDSSGGSVYAQQPLQNAISMAAHSSTLPSAAASASSAALLNDLDEDGESMDDGGADDAGAKGGVCGRRDSVLVRQTAELSGRRVIHWAHTDLQRNGQSPLLARPRAEVDLGAAASTSTLLAPAAAAADKYAKRFGASMHVVGRICMSLGKDLRKYIKMPSYSLPMVHAELLGQPLPYFTDSYLSELFLTPQCTDAPVGGERHTALRYLASRVAALHRIACKLHWFTKLLEFSRMYGVLTKEVISRGSQFRVEATFLRLAQPLGYAMLSPSLSQVHCQPRIECIPLVMQPKSDLYRHDPVVVLDFRSLYPSVIIAYNLCYSTCLGMVQPQSHGRLGVLPRFKQSDATLAELLSDDGAQHDGVVFTLNGAMFVSPSTRVGLLPQMMKAVLDARFEVQAALKHIAAPLEDMAMQQRLQEQQLALKMLANVTYGYTAASYTGRMPCVDLAEAIVSLGRQTLERAIALIHSTPAWRAEVVYGDTDSLFVRLSGRTKTDAFRIGQEIADAVTQSNPTPIRLQLEKVLLPCLLLVKKRYAGYMWSSPTQAAPTFLAKGIETVRRDQCPATALLVERLLRLLFDGASATALRRSYYAAVERLQSGAANPIQCIFRRGVRLGRYRDSGDAHLPLAARLALEQMEKDVTQTPYWGERLPYVVVRSTTAKKLADKVLHPERLLQIDDTHSLDATYYIVRHINSALDRLFYLVGISFAEWYGAMPRRRTAHAALLSLPIFMAAQQRQQQLQGVMSPDGCAAAPFLFSSATPSTALIPQSQQVRLEKLESLMKELHHPHGSTGLLSSLVGGGVSAAATTAAAAEVISDGDDQSGEVVQLSEVEDLTRSSIQEVIDVDQLATQRSCRPSSSLTDAVSPPLELFLKPGQAASRSGRRHQWRTVTLDSFYPRTLCVVCEKEAVSLADISRQQAVLMHVGVGGFDAAASGRLCPAFPCASATAAPPAPLPPPLLFPPICTRCWSEPLSLYLRVQQQCRSISQQMNALQGLCARCISSGGDAGDTAADEYKLAIADMEDMDDFCMSALMRRRAFPRHAYEGVDGSTPRHVLAAVELSAEGVPRGCVSVDCAIGFEKKWVAAQQTQWQSLQLFLKMAL, translated from the coding sequence ATGTGTACTTGGGATGCTGCTGGACATCACAACAGGGATGCCACGACCGGGGCGGTAGCGCAGCACTGCGATACGCCATCTTCATCTTCTCTACCTTCTTGTACTCTCCACGCGGCTACGAGTGCCCGCGGCGACGAGGGCCACCCGCTAAACTACACAGCCGGGAGCCTTCGTCGATCAACCCCTTGGTGTAACCGCTACTCGCAACGCCGCGCCTGCCTTCATGTGCACGGGGTGTacccctcgctgctgctcccccagTACGACCGCAACGTCTCTGCcgagcagctggcggcgcagctcgagGCCGTCGCGCTGCGCATTTTCGCGCGACAGGGCACCTTCGTGCCGGGCCAACAGCTGGTGCACAACATCCGCATTGTCCGCCGTTTCAGCGTGTACGGCTACCGGCCCCACGCGCACGCTTTTTACGAGGTGGAGCTCATCGATCCCGACTTGCTGCCAAGGGTtgtgggtgtgctgcagAACTCGACGGAGGTTGGtgggcggcagtggcagctgTACGATGCGCACCATGAATATCGCATGCAGTTTATGGTGCGGTGGCGCGTGAACGGCGTGGCACCGTTTCTCCTGCCAGTTGAACGGTGCCATGTGCGGCTGCCAACCGTTCTCGAGCTCTCGGAGAACCCGTCTATCCTGTCGGCGTCTCTTTACACGGCGGGTGGGCTGCAGGCtccgcggcgtcgctgcagtgaTGATAGCGACGCCGCGGAGCGAGAActgagggagaaggacgaggaggagcgcaaggaCTCGGGTGTCATGTCTGCGCAGCGGTCTCAGCTCCCCTTtcgccggcgctggcgacCTGATGAGTTGGATCGATTCACTACGGCTGAGGTGGAGCTGGACGTCGCTGGCGCCGATCTGCTCGACCACTCCTCCGCattggaggaggaggtggctgacggtgcagcagcagcagctgtgaaGGGGCGACGAAGGACCGTGACAGCCGACGACAACCTCAGCTACACACGCCGCATCATACGGCACTACTTCAGGGAACATGGAATGCCGGACGCCTTGCGCGTTGCGGACACCATCGTGATGGAGCACCATCAGCGGGAGTGCGCACATTTAACGGCTGCCGTGTCACGGCAGCGAACTTCGCCATTGACtaccacagccgcagccgtgCCGGAGTcaaaggaaggggaggagcggcagcagcggcattgCAGCAGCGTGATGCAGCTCCAACGCGGCGATCCAACAGTGCGGTGGCTACGGCAGCGTATGCTAGCATACTTGGCGGAGAGGGCGGAGCTCAATTCCGAAGTCACTGCCGCGCTTgttgcttcttcttctcccaaAACAGAAAACGGTGGCGAAGCTTCCACCTCCATGCATCTCGCCAAGACCAATGCTACCGCAACTTGGACgttgccgctctcctccactgccttTCGTGttggcagcgctgcaaagCTGCAAGAGCAGCCTGCCATTCGTCAGTCACTCCTTGCCGAGTACCGCCAACCTGGCGGTGCCACTACAGTGCCGAGTCGACAGGGCTACCGGCGCGGGGCCACAGATGCGGTGACCACTCACGCGTACACAGACGCTCATATTGTCGTACGATCGTCGTGTACGCACGTTCCCaatccagcagcagccgtcgctGGCGGAGATGCACTGTACGTTGGCTTCAGCCCAGAGAGTCTGCAGCTTTCTGTATCTCAAGAGCACGCTCGGTtacagcagccacagccagcagcagcgccagggAATGCCGTGGCGCAGTCtgtcccctcttcctcacactTTTCCTTCGACAAAATTTCGCCCACAACCTACGCCGATGTTGTGGCTGCGCCGACACAGGACTTGCTgatggcgctggcgcagccaAGCACACCCCCGGTACCGTCTCAGACGAGTGCAACTACCACctccgtcgcagcagcggccactACAACACAGCGAGGGGGCTcactgaaggaggaggaggcaagtGAGGTGGGCTGCAGGGACATGCGGTCGGCGCAGGAGAGAAATCGTGAAGTGGTGAGCAACGCGGACGTGACTTTGACGTGTGCAGCTTCTGCCGCGCCGACCGCTGCAACGTCGCCGCCTGCGGGCTCCTCGTGGTCGTCTGcgtcgtcgctctcctccactgtgtcctcctccagcggaAGAGCCTCTCTGGATGACGACAGCGGCTGGGTGGGCCATTGCGGGGGCGTTGGCCCGTCCTTTCTTCGTTCCTCAGCGGCACAGCCCCATCAGAGGGCGCAGGAGAAGCCGCGCTCCGCGGCATTTGTCCCAGCTGCAGTTGTAAGCgatgcgccggcgcagcggctgctgcggtcgtcTGTTTGCCCTTCTCCGAGAGCCAATAACTGTCAGCATGACGACTTGGCATTCGATGCTCTGGACAGCGTCGATACGGAGGTGATAAGGCGATCGGTCGCTGCCTCACAAGAAGATGGGTCACTTCTGCCACTAGAGAGCGACGCCAGCAACACGGCATCGGATGAGCTGGCGAGTACGAAGGACAGCCTCACTCCAGAAGGCCAGCGTcgctgcgctggcgtcgctgcgactGCATCTCTGGTTGTTACGCAGTCGCCCCATCTCCTTCCCACGCATCATGGCTTCGTGGTGGGGGACTGTGTAGCTTTCGTCTGCGTGCGCGACGTCGCGTCTCTCTGTCACCTCGGCGAGGTTCTGGCCGTGGGCCGTGTCGCGGCGTTGGCGACGGAgatggcagagctgcagtggctgctgcgcttgagTGAGACGCACTTGGCTGCCGAGGAACATGCGCTGGTACGCCGAGGTTCGTGGCTGCGAGCACAACGTCCGtccgccaccgctaccgctAGCACGGCGTCCTCGATGAGGGACCACCATAGCCACACTGCCGGAGTTGCACACCACGTGCAGCTGGGGGAAATGGTGCTTGGCGACGTTCGCGATAGCGTTCCCATCTCGATTCTGGGGGGAGACGCACGGGCTGCTCTCACTTACGCGGCTGCTCCTTCCGCCTCAACGCAGCGACTTCCTGCGGGAGAAGCCGCAGCATCTGCGGCGTGTGTTCTGGGTGTGAACACTGTAGGCTTAACAGCGCACGAGACAGGGCCTGAGGAGCGAAGCGTGTCGCGGCAACCAAGACCGCGTCGTCCCTTAgacgatgcggctgctgaggtgcAGGTTTGGAGGGCTCACTGCTTCACCACTGTGGCGGCGTATCAGAGCGCAGCAGGACCACCTCATGGCGGGCATTGGCCCCACGCCGACTAccccagctgcagctcgcgtCCTCTGCTGCGAGTTCTTTGCCGCTACGCGTACCATGCCGAAGCGCGGGTGCTGACTGGCGTCTCCACGGATGTGTTCACGTCAGGCGCGCAGATGTCCGCCGTTGATAAACGCCCTCGACCTCCCTCACGGCGCATCTCATTGCGTGGTGGAAAACAActggagagcggcgagagGACGACTGATACCACCCCGGTGCACCGCTCGTCGTACGTACGCGCCTCATTATCTCGCGTGTGCTTTTCCCAGCCGCAGCTTCTGCTGTCTTCAGGTAGCCCACTTGCGCACTCgaaagcggcggtggcgtcactCACATCCGCACAGgtaccctcctccccctctgtgGAGCCACCTGCGACGTTTGCCATGGCGCCGAGGCGAGAGTCGAGTGAGGATGGAGGCGAGGACACGTTGTTGTTCCCCAGCAGCTCTGCTTCAGCTGGCAGCAGTCGAGGCGATCACAGAGATGCGCCTAAACGCCGAGAAGTGGTAACGCCGCCTTGCGCCACGCGTTCAGCACTACTGGACCTCACGCCGATGTCAGGGGAGGCACCTCTGCAGAGTCCCTCCGAGGCCTCCAGTGCACTTCCTTCACCCTCAGCTTCAGCACAACCGCCCCAACACGCCGCCGACGCAGAGTCGGCGCCCGTCATTGAACGCCCCTGGCGAGTCTCATTGGCgcggacgccgccgcccgaCTTTGCTGTTGGCAGTATTCGCGTTCAGCGCAGTGTACAGGCGGCTCATCGCCTCGCTAACCACACATTCATCTCGGAGAAGCAAGCGCGATGGCGCCGACGTGGTGCCCGCTGGACAAGTGATAGAAacaacggcggcgccgtgacAGACACCGCGGCAGCCGGTGCCACCAAagagacggcagcagcgacgcagctTACGTTTTCCAACGTGATTGCTGACGCTgacggcgacggtgatggGGAGCAGCCGCTTGGTGCAACAGTAAGCATTGACTCGGCGGTAGCTGATGCAGACGGCGGGGACACTGTAGCGGGTGTAGGGGGTCGAGGTACAACGGAGGTCGTGGTGGCGTCGGCAGCTTCGTCttgcgtgcgcagcagctctgcggcaccgctggGGTCGCTCATAACCTCCTCTCTTACGTTCTCCCAGTTGTCCTCGTCATCGGTGGAAGCCGTTCGCGAGGTGACGACTTCGCAGCGCGGCTTCCTCGACTTCCTGCAGGCAAGGAGGCACCTTGATGAGGGAGCTGTGCGCacggcgttgctgcagcaTCGAGGCCACCTGGACTGCATTGTGGATGGCATGACACGCTGCTTTGCAGTGACCACATGTGGACGATACGGTTCGTTCCGCTCACGATGGAGCGGTAGTGATGactcgcgcgtgcgcgtctCTGCTGTCACGTGGCCGTGGACGGCATCAACAGAGGTAACGCCGAAGGATGGGGCACTGGCTCCCCCTCGGTATGAGACGGTGGCGTCGTTCCCTGCCCCTCCAGCTAGCATCACCGGGGTGGCGCGTAGTGCGAAGGCTGCGTCAGCTACCTTGCGAGCAGCGTCCGCAGACCACGGCCCCACGCACCTCAATCGCTCGCTGGTGAGCAGGCGCACGTCTGTCAACCACGTCCCCGCtatgtctctctccgctacacagcagccgcagcactaCCTGCAGTGCACCTTGCGTGCGCTCTACGttgaggtgctgctgcaccgtcgcCCGGGAGAAGCGCTGGTTTCGACGAGTGAGGCACTCGCGGTGGGGCTGGGACAAGCCACCACGGCCACCAACAGCGCCATCGCTGTTCGGGTGCTCTGCGTGAAAGCTGCAATGCGTAACTCCGGTGTTAGTGCGGCACAcccggctgctgcgtcatcTGCTTGGGGCTCGCTTCCGTCCACTGCTGGAAGTACACCAGCTCTCGTTGGACTCACTGGggcggtgcaggtggtgacAGTGCCAGACGAGGTGGCGCTcctcgcgcgcgtgcgtgacgAGATCCTCACGTACGACCCCGACATCTTAATCTCTTGGGACGGCTTTAAGTACGGTCTTGGACACTTGGCGCTGCGCTACCGGGCGGTGCTTCAGCGCAACCTGGCCTCTGACTTGTCCCGCGTGCTGCGGCATCATAGCTATCATCAGCTCAATGCAGATGGCGTGTGGCGccctgcggctgccgcgtcaGCGTCGGGTGGGAACGGTggcgccgacagcggcgtggcCGAGCCCGTTTACCCTTCAATGTCGGAAGAAGGGTTAGCAGAGATCTGTCGAGGGGCCGCAGAGGCCGGCGAGGTTGCCGCAGCAAAGTGTCGCCCACTGCCACCCGCTTCCGACgcagcttctctcttcgcgattggcgacgacagcagcggcgggaGTGTGTATGCGCAACAGCCCCTACAAAATGCCATCTCGATGGCTGCGCACTCCTCGACATTAcctagcgctgctgcttctgcatCCTCCGCTGCCCTGCTGAATGACTTGGATGAAGACGGCGAGAGCATGGATGATGGTGGCGCAGACGATGCGGGCGCCAAGGGTGGCGTGTGTGGCCGCAGAGACAGTGTCTTAGTGAGGCAGACTGCTGAGCTCAGCGGAAGACGCGTAATTCACTGGGCGCACACCGACTTACAGCGGAATGGGCAGTCACCACTTCTGGCGCGGCCGCGTGCAGAAGTCGAcctcggcgccgcagcgtcaACATCGACGCTGctagcaccagcagcggcggcggctgacaAGTACGCGAAGCGGTTTGGCGCCAGCATGCACGTGGTGGGGCGCATTTGCATGAGCCTCGGCAAAGACCTGCGCAAGTACATCAAGATGCCGAGCTACTCCCTCCCGATGGTGCACGCTGAGCTGCTGGGGCAACCATTGCCGTACTTTACAGACAGCTATCTCTCCGAGCTCTTCCTGACACCGCAGTGCACCGATGCCCCCGTCGGAGGCGAGCGACATACAGCGCTGCGCTACCTCGCTTCACGCGTCGCCGCACTGCACCGAATCGCGTGCAAGCTGCACTGGTTCACGAAGTTGCTGGAGTTCTCGCGGATGTACGGTGTCCTAACCAAGGAGGTCATCTCCCGAGGCAGCCAGTTCCGGGTGGAGGCTACCTTTCTCCGCCTTGCTCAGCCTCTTGGGTACGCCATGTTGTCACCATCGCTGAGTCAAGTACATTGCCAGCCCCGCATCGAGTGCATCCCGTTGGTGATGCAGCCCAAGTCAGACCTGTACCGCCATGACCCCGTGGTAGTGCTAGACTTCCGCAGCTTGTACCCGAGCGTCATCATCGCCTACAACCTCTGTTACTCCACGTGCCTCGGCATGGTGCAGCCACAGTCGCATGGGCGTCTCggggtgctgccgcggttCAAGCAAAGCGACGCTacgctggcggagctgctaTCCGATGACGGCGCTCAGCACGACGGTGTCGTCTTCACCCTCAACGGTGCTATGTTTGTCTCCCCCAGCACACGAGTCGGCTTGCTGCCGCAGATGATGAAGGCCGTGCTGGACGCGCGGTTCGAGGTACAAGCGGCGCTAAAGCACATTGCCGCGCCGTTAGAAGACATGgcaatgcagcagcgcctgcaggagcagcagctcgctctAAAGATGCTGGCAAACGTGACCTATGGGTACACTGCAGCGTCGTACACGGGCCGCATGCCGTGTGTCGACTTGGCTGAGGCGATCGTGTCGCTGGGCCGGCAGACGCTGGAGCGCGCCATTGCTCTCATCCACAGCACTCCGGCATGGAGGGCCGAGGTGGTCTACGGCGACACGGACAGCTTGTTTGTGCGGCTTTCCGGCCGGACCAAGACGGACGCCTTTCGCATTGGTCAGGAGATAGCCGATGCCGTCACCCAGTCGAACCCGACGCCGATACGGCTGCAGCtagagaaggtgctgctgccgtgcttATTGCTCGTGAAGAAGCGGTACGCCGGGTACATGTGGAGCTCACCGACGCAAGCTGCCCCAACGTTCTTGGCGAAAGGGATTGAGACGGTGCGACGCGATCAGTGCCCCGCCACGGCGCTACTCGTAGAGCGacttctgcggctgcttttCGACGGTGCTAgtgcgacggcgctgcggcgatCGTACTACGCGGCGGTGGAACGGCTCCAGTCTGGGGCGGCAAACCCGATCCAGTGCATCTTCCGCCGTGGAGTGAGGTTGGGCCGGTACAGGGACTCGGGCGACGCACACCTACCGCTGGCCGCCCGCCTGGCCTTGGAGCAGATGGAGAAGGACGTCACACAGACGCCGTACTGGGGAGAGCGACTGCCGTACGTGGTGGTGCGGTCCACTACCGCCAAAAAGCTCGCGGACAAGGTGCTTCATCCGGAGCGCCTTCTTCAGATTGACGACACCCACAGCCTGGACGCGACTTACTACATTGTGCGCCACATAAACAGCGCGCTAGACCGCCTGTTCTACCTTGTCGGCATCAGCTTTGCGGAGTGGTATGGGGCAATGCCTCGACGGCGCACCGCGCACGCGGCACTGCTAAGCTTGCCGATCTTcatggcagcgcagcagcgacagcagcagttgcAGGGCGTGATGTCACCTGatgggtgtgctgctgcccccttcctcttctcttctgctaCCCCGAGCACCGCTCTTATCCCACAAAGCCAGCAAGTGCGCTTGGAGAAGCTCGAATCATTGATGAAGGAACTCCACCACCCCCACGGCAGCACAGGCTTGTTGTCCTCTctcgtcggcggcggtgtttccgcagcggcgacgacggcagcagcagcggaggtgaTCAGCGACGGTGATGATCAGAGtggcgaggtggtgcagctaAGTGAGGTGGAGGACCTCACCCGCTCCTCGATACAAGAAGTAATCGACGTAGACCAGTTggcgacgcagcgcagctgtcGCCCGTCGTCATCCTTGACGGACGCTGTGTCACCGCCACTCGAGCTCTTTCTGAAACCTGGCCAAGCTGCCTCCCGCTCTGGGAGGCGGCATCAGTGGCGCACCGTCACTCTTGACAGCTTCTACCCGCGCACACTCTGTGTGGTCTGCGAAAAAGAGGCTGTCAGCCTGGCTGACATCTCTCGACAGCAGGCCGTGCTGATGCACGTCGGAGTGGGCGGATtcgacgcagctgcgagcGGCAGACTTTGCCCTGCTTTTCCCTGTGCATcggccactgcagcacccccagcgcccctgcctccccccctcctcttcccacccATCTGCACGCGATGCTGGAGCGAGCCGCTGTCGCTTTACCTCCGcgtacagcagcagtgccgttCTATTAGCCAGCAGATGAACGCGCTGCAAGGGCTCTGTGCGCggtgcatcagcagcggcggtgacgccgGCGATACCGCAGCAGACGAGTACAAGCTCGCCATCGCAGACATGGAGGATATGGATGACTTCTGCATGTCTGCGTTAATGCGGCGCCGTGCCTTTCCAAGGCACGCGTACGAGGGCGTCGATGGTAGTACGCCACGCCACGTGCTGGCTGCTGTGGAGCTGTCCGCTGAAGGTGTGCCACGCGGGTGCGTGTCGGTCGACTGCGCGATTGGATTTGAGAAGAAGTGggtggcggcacagcagACGCAATGGCAGTCCCTGCAACTGTTCCTGAAGATGGCTTTGTAA
- a CDS encoding hypothetical protein (TriTrypDB/GeneDB-style sysID: LpmP.23.1480), with protein MLGWGEKRLLSSSELKDVDMYVYVEPAGLLGRFLGRPLRLKVQKFSFLVNRREHELHRVVVEADSLLPQCEVYMPSRFERVPLSFYETERVMRRTRSYVLDTHRYPLITYDVEANTSDAVKGTLSLHGESHAVECSKAVEGAELVVRCPVRLSQFHVPPFKMWLGLFTQADTVEVETRIPAKVLKL; from the coding sequence ATGCTGGGCTGGGGTGAGAAACgcctgctcagcagcagtgagctGAAGGATGTGGACATGTACGTGTACGTGGAGCCTGCTGGGCTGCTCGGCCGCTTTCTTGGTCGCCCGCTCCGCCTCAAGGTGCAGAAGTTTTCGTTTCTGGTGAACCGACGCGAGCACGAACTGCAtcgtgtggtggtggaagcgGACTCGCTCTTACCTCAGTGCGAGGTGTACATGCCGTCTCGGTTCGAGCGAGTACCGTTGAGCTTTTACGAAACCGAGCGGGTGATGCGGCGGACGCGGAGCTATGTGCTCGACACCCACCGGTACCCTCTCATCACCTACGATGTCGAGGCCAATACAAGCGACGCGGTGAAGGGCACACTGAGCCTCCACGGTGAGAGCCACGCGGTGGAGTGTAGCAAGGCAGTGGAGGGCGCTGAGCTAGTGGTGCGCTGCCCGGTGCGCTTGAGTCAGTTCCACGTGCCACCCTTCAAGATGTGGCTGGGGCTCTTCACACAGGCGGACACAGTCGAGGTTGAGACGCGCATTCCGGCGAAGGTGTTGAAACTGTGA